DNA from bacterium:
CTTCACCTGCCTGGTCAGACTTAAGAGTTCTGTTTTTGGTAAATCCGCTGGTAAAATCCACCCAGTTTCAGTAATTCACTATGAGAACCCATTTCCACAATTTTTCCCTCGCGCATGACAATGATAATATCGGCTTGCATGGCAGTGCGTAACCGGTGAGTAATAATAAAACAGGTTTTTCCTTTCATAACCTTATCCAGGGTTTTCTGGATACGTGCTTCAGTCTCAGCATCAAGGGCAGAGCTACTGTCATCCAGAATAAGGATTCCATGATTTGAAAGCAGAGCCCGAGCTATACAGAGTCTTTGTTTCTGTCCTCCGGAGAGACTCATGCCTCTTTCTCCGATTTCAGTCTCATATTTTTCGTGGAGAGACATAATAAAATCGTGTATCTCAGCCATTTTTGCCGCATTAATTATTTTCTTAGCGCTGGCTTGTATGCGGCCATATCTTATATTATCGGCAACAGTGCCCGAAAATATGGATGCTTCCTGAGGAACCATAGCAATGTTGGATCTCAAGGATGTTAGCTTTACATCTTTGATATTATGTCCATCTATAAAGATGTATCCTGTAGTAGAATCGTAAAGACGAAATAATAGACTGACTAAAGAAGTCTTGCCCGAACCACTTGGCCCGATAAGACTTACTCTGCTCCCTACAGGAATTTCAAAACTGAGGTCAGAAAGATCTATGTTTTGTCCTTCCCTGTATTTTAGAGACACGTGACTGAATGTGACCTGCCCTTTTATTTTTTCTAAGAATATAGCTTGTTTAGAATCATGAATCTCCACCTTTTCATCCAGCAGCCCAAAAATTCTTTTCATCACCACCATCAAATATTGGCTGTTAAGAAGTATTGAGGTAAGGTTGTTTACCGGACCAAAAAGAAGAGCTGTAGTCGAATAGAACCAGAGCATTGAACCGAGGGACCAGCCTGCTTTTACTTTAAGCACGCCAAGCCATAGAATAACTCCTGTGCAACCAGCAGAGATAATTGCACTGGCAGTGCCTAATCCCGCGGAGATCATGGCTCTCCTGACAAAGAGTCGAATGAGATGTTTTGAGCGTTGGAAGAAATTTCTTATTTCTTTTTTTTCTTGAGCAAAACTCTTTACCACCTCAGCTCCGGTGAGCACCTCTGAAAGCTGGGAATACAATTCTGCATTGCGGGCTCGTATATCAGTGCTTATTATCTTCAGACGCTTGCTCATTGTAGCAAAGGAAGTGGCTGCTAGAGGAAGAGCTATTAGAGCGATAATTGCCAACTTATAATCAAGACTCAGTAAAATGACAACGGCCACTACCAAAGCAGCCACACTGGTAATAGTAGTAACCAGAGTTGTAGTAGCTATACTCTCTACCACATCGGAATCATCCATTACCCGGGCTACTAGTTTTCCAACTTTGTGCTGGTCAAAGTAGCGCATAGCTAAACTTTGAAGTTTCTGATGCAAATCACACCTCAAAGAGAAAACAATTCTTTGACCCAGAGCAGCGATCTGGTAGCGGTTGAAACTACTGGCGGAACAAGCAAAAAGATGAATCAGACTATAACCTCCTAAAAGACTGAAAAGTAAAAGAATGTTTTTCTGAGGAATTACTATATCCACTATAATCTTTGCCATGAAGCCAAAAAGATAAGTGACTAAAGATGTAAAAAGTGAGATGAGGATCACAATAGCCAGTTTCCATTTATGAGGGAAAACATATTTCTGAAAAAGTCTATTTAACGTGTTCATATGTCTATTATCCACTACCAGAGAACTTTACTCTCGGCTTGTGCAATTGCCTTCTGTTGTTCATAGAGTTTGTGATAAATGCTTTCTTTTT
Protein-coding regions in this window:
- a CDS encoding ABC transporter ATP-binding protein/permease; translated protein: MNTLNRLFQKYVFPHKWKLAIVILISLFTSLVTYLFGFMAKIIVDIVIPQKNILLLFSLLGGYSLIHLFACSASSFNRYQIAALGQRIVFSLRCDLHQKLQSLAMRYFDQHKVGKLVARVMDDSDVVESIATTTLVTTITSVAALVVAVVILLSLDYKLAIIALIALPLAATSFATMSKRLKIISTDIRARNAELYSQLSEVLTGAEVVKSFAQEKKEIRNFFQRSKHLIRLFVRRAMISAGLGTASAIISAGCTGVILWLGVLKVKAGWSLGSMLWFYSTTALLFGPVNNLTSILLNSQYLMVVMKRIFGLLDEKVEIHDSKQAIFLEKIKGQVTFSHVSLKYREGQNIDLSDLSFEIPVGSRVSLIGPSGSGKTSLVSLLFRLYDSTTGYIFIDGHNIKDVKLTSLRSNIAMVPQEASIFSGTVADNIRYGRIQASAKKIINAAKMAEIHDFIMSLHEKYETEIGERGMSLSGGQKQRLCIARALLSNHGILILDDSSSALDAETEARIQKTLDKVMKGKTCFIITHRLRTAMQADIIIVMREGKIVEMGSHSELLKLGGFYQRIYQKQNS